A single region of the Streptomyces sp. AM 4-1-1 genome encodes:
- a CDS encoding type II CAAX endopeptidase family protein, translating into MADSFPQQAVSRRTLRSETVLVLALSLGASGVSALISFVGSLTKPGGLKDQAATLNSSYAPGRPWLDLAWQLFGITTALVPVALVAHLLVREGAGLRTIGFDRSRPWPDLGRGALIAAGIGSAGLAFYLVVRAVGFNLTVVPESLPHVWWKFPVLILSALQNSVLEEVIVVGYLLRRLGQLGWTPMAALVASSVLRGSYHLYQGVGGFVGNMVMGVVFVLLYRRWRRVGPLVAAHALLDIGAFVGYALLAGKVGWLPTP; encoded by the coding sequence GTGGCCGATTCTTTTCCCCAGCAGGCGGTATCACGGAGGACCCTGAGGTCCGAGACGGTGCTGGTACTGGCTCTCTCGCTGGGCGCGAGCGGAGTCTCCGCACTGATCAGCTTCGTCGGGTCGCTGACAAAGCCAGGTGGTCTCAAGGACCAGGCCGCGACGCTCAACAGCTCGTACGCGCCCGGACGGCCCTGGCTGGATCTCGCCTGGCAGCTGTTCGGCATCACGACGGCCCTGGTGCCCGTCGCCCTGGTGGCGCATCTGCTGGTCCGGGAGGGCGCCGGGCTGCGGACCATCGGTTTCGACCGGAGCCGCCCATGGCCGGATCTGGGGCGCGGGGCGCTGATCGCGGCGGGGATCGGCAGCGCCGGGCTGGCGTTCTACCTGGTGGTCAGAGCCGTCGGTTTCAATCTGACGGTCGTGCCGGAATCACTGCCCCATGTGTGGTGGAAGTTTCCCGTGCTGATCCTCTCGGCGCTCCAGAACTCCGTACTCGAAGAGGTGATCGTCGTCGGCTATCTGCTGCGCAGGCTCGGGCAGTTGGGGTGGACACCGATGGCCGCGCTCGTCGCCAGTTCCGTACTGCGCGGCTCGTACCACCTCTACCAGGGGGTCGGCGGGTTCGTCGGCAACATGGTGATGGGAGTCGTCTTCGTGCTGTTGTACCGGCGGTGGCGGCGGGTCGGGCCGCTGGTCGCGGCGCACGCGCTGCTCGACATCGGGGCCTTCGTCGGGTACGCGCTGCTGGCCGGGAAGGTGGGCTGGCTGCCCACGCCGTGA
- a CDS encoding PhzF family phenazine biosynthesis protein, producing the protein MRIRIVDAFTDRPFAGNPAGVLLLDSAAFPEDDRLQRIATEVNLSETAFAHPLPPGGEADWALRWFTPTTEVDMCGHATLATAHVLHTTGTATGTVRFTARCGILTSVAHPDGSLTLDFPTAPLTPAAAPVGLAAALGAEPVSVHDTGTHLGDLLVELADEATVRGLTPDFAALAACSRRGVIATAAASDPSPGHDYVSRGFFPRVGIDEDPVTGSAHTALAPFWSARLGRDELTGLQASARSGLVRTALRGERTLLTGDAVTVIEGELLTGV; encoded by the coding sequence ATGAGGATTCGAATCGTGGACGCGTTCACCGACCGCCCTTTCGCGGGCAACCCGGCGGGGGTTCTCCTGCTGGATTCCGCGGCCTTCCCCGAAGACGACCGGCTTCAGCGGATCGCCACGGAGGTGAATCTCTCGGAGACGGCCTTCGCCCACCCCCTTCCGCCGGGCGGCGAGGCGGACTGGGCACTGCGCTGGTTCACCCCGACCACCGAGGTCGACATGTGCGGACACGCCACTCTCGCCACCGCCCATGTCCTGCACACCACGGGCACGGCGACGGGGACCGTGCGCTTCACCGCGCGCTGCGGAATCCTGACGTCGGTCGCCCACCCGGACGGCTCGCTCACACTCGACTTCCCCACCGCCCCGCTGACACCGGCCGCCGCCCCCGTCGGCCTGGCCGCCGCGCTGGGCGCCGAACCCGTCTCGGTCCACGACACCGGGACACACCTCGGTGATCTGCTCGTCGAGCTGGCCGACGAGGCGACCGTCCGGGGCCTGACACCGGACTTCGCCGCACTCGCCGCGTGTTCACGCCGTGGCGTCATCGCCACCGCCGCGGCCAGTGATCCCTCCCCCGGCCACGACTACGTCTCGCGCGGCTTCTTCCCCAGGGTCGGCATCGACGAGGACCCGGTGACCGGCAGCGCGCACACCGCCCTGGCCCCCTTCTGGTCGGCCAGGCTGGGCCGAGACGAACTGACCGGCCTCCAGGCGTCGGCCCGCTCGGGCCTGGTCCGCACCGCGCTGCGCGGCGAGCGCACCCTGCTGACCGGCGACGCCGTCACCGTCATCGAGGGCGAACTCCTCACCGGCGTCTGA